In the Candidatus Cloacimonas acidaminovorans str. Evry genome, one interval contains:
- a CDS encoding aminotransferase-like domain-containing protein: MITNYFSETTKTMKSSLIRELVATTKNVPDLISFAGGFPSPATFPTEILSKLFQEVVFQQGRDVLQYGNSEGDDQLKEEILKWENYPNLNRNNLIITVGATNAIYYMSRTLLNEGDIVLCEAPSFLGSIVAFEAVGAEVHCVSMDNEGIDLNRLAEKVKRLRDADKKIKFLYTIPDFQNPTGITMSYKRRYKLLKYCEAEDILIMEDNPYSRLNFSEEEQPTLLRIAQTELNNPYLVTEIVSFSKILGPGMRVAYAIGAPELINKMVSWQQKVTISPDCTTERVVAKFLAEGYMEPHIKNLCKFYKPYLDKMLACLSAEMPVYVQWTKPKGGIFIWLWLPEDINADTLFYKAKDHLVTFIPGSKFYPEGQERFNCMRLNYTYSTMEQIETGIKRLGELIKSIYV; this comes from the coding sequence GGAGGTTTTCCTTCTCCGGCAACTTTTCCGACTGAGATTTTGAGCAAACTATTTCAGGAAGTGGTTTTCCAGCAGGGCAGAGATGTTCTCCAATATGGTAACAGTGAAGGTGACGATCAACTGAAGGAGGAAATTTTAAAGTGGGAGAATTATCCTAACCTGAATCGGAATAATCTGATTATTACCGTAGGAGCCACCAATGCCATTTATTATATGAGCAGAACTTTACTTAATGAAGGAGATATTGTTCTTTGCGAAGCACCCAGTTTTTTGGGTTCTATTGTTGCTTTTGAAGCTGTAGGAGCAGAGGTTCATTGTGTTTCTATGGATAATGAAGGAATTGATTTAAATCGTTTGGCAGAGAAAGTTAAACGCTTGCGCGATGCCGATAAGAAGATCAAATTTCTTTATACTATTCCCGATTTTCAAAATCCCACAGGTATTACGATGAGTTATAAACGCCGCTATAAATTGCTAAAATACTGTGAAGCGGAAGATATTCTCATTATGGAAGATAATCCTTATTCCCGTTTAAATTTCAGCGAAGAAGAACAACCAACTTTATTACGCATCGCTCAAACTGAATTAAATAATCCCTATCTGGTGACTGAAATCGTTTCTTTTTCCAAAATATTGGGTCCGGGAATGCGCGTTGCCTACGCTATCGGAGCTCCGGAATTGATCAATAAAATGGTTTCCTGGCAACAGAAAGTTACTATCAGTCCCGATTGCACAACCGAAAGAGTTGTAGCCAAATTTCTGGCTGAGGGTTATATGGAACCGCATATTAAAAACCTTTGTAAATTCTATAAACCCTATTTGGACAAGATGTTGGCTTGCCTTTCTGCCGAGATGCCTGTTTATGTGCAATGGACAAAACCTAAGGGCGGAATTTTTATCTGGCTGTGGCTGCCTGAAGATATTAATGCAGATACCCTTTTCTATAAAGCCAAAGACCATTTGGTAACCTTCATTCCGGGTAGTAAATTCTATCCTGAGGGCCAGGAAAGATTTAACTGTATGCGTCTTAATTATACCTATTCTACTATGGAACAAATAGAAACGGGCATCAAACGCCTGGGTGAATTGATAAAATCAATTTATGTTTGA